The nucleotide sequence CGCGGCGGTACTCGATGAACTCATCGCGCGCACGGCCCCCCTGGGCATTCCCGTGCTGGTGGGGCTCTTGCCCCTGGTGAGCGAGCGCAACGCCGAATTTCTGCACAACGAGGTGCCGGGCATAACGCTGCCCGACGAGGTGCGCCGCCGCATGCGCGGTCTGCGCGGGGAGGAAGGGATCAGAGAGGGATTGGCTATCGCCGCGGAGCTCATCGCGGCGGGCCGCGGTCGCGTCGGCGGCTGGTATCTGATGCCGCCCTTCGGCAAGGTCGGGCTCGCGCTCGCGCTTATGGAACAGATCCGCGCGACGGAGCGCTGAGACCGAGCAGTTCGTCGAGCTCTCCTTTTTCGTCCAGATCGAAGAGATCGCTGCAACCGCCGACGAGCTGTCCGTCGACGAAAATTTCCGGCACGGTCTCGCGGCCGGAGCGCTGTTTCATCTCCTGCTCCTTGCGGGGATCGTCGGTCACGTCGTATTCGACGAAGCTCACCCCCTTGATGCGCAGCAGCTCCTTGGCCCGTTTGCAGTAAGGACAATAACTTTTGGTATAAATTTCCACCGCTTTCATTTCGATTCCTACGTCTTTGAAGGCTTTTGCCGCCGGGTGAAGGTCTTATTCTAACCAAGGAATCGGCGCACGCAAGCGCGCGCCGGTTTCCGGAGGGCCTGGTCATGAAAAAGTTCTCGCCCGCCTGGCTGCCGATTCTCATCCTGCTGCTTGCACTGCTCGGCTGCGCTCCCAAAAGTCTGACGC is from Geoalkalibacter sp. and encodes:
- the grxC gene encoding glutaredoxin 3, yielding MKAVEIYTKSYCPYCKRAKELLRIKGVSFVEYDVTDDPRKEQEMKQRSGRETVPEIFVDGQLVGGCSDLFDLDEKGELDELLGLSAPSRGSVP